In Parasteatoda tepidariorum isolate YZ-2023 chromosome 2, CAS_Ptep_4.0, whole genome shotgun sequence, one DNA window encodes the following:
- the LOC107451950 gene encoding LINE-1 retrotransposable element ORF2 protein, which yields MVEREIYHRSFTFGTWNVRGLTEKKQETFAEIERENKDVVVLTETKLRGSGKEEYPNYIHVYSGVRVGAARAGVSVLVKKEFSSGMRWKVVNERIIRVRLKVGVHKIVVLGVYWVDDCAKTEVKDRFQTALCKVLKNIKITDEIVILGDFNAWVGTSISSRAIGRFGEEKMNNNGRRLIDVCEIFHLKILNTFFDHEDMHKYTWYDKRSNSKSIIDYCIVRQDTILKFVDVIACRWLECGTDHIYLEAVAIFSSIPPPKSSLRMYNSYLLFSETIEAKYKEHLDRHIILNKYKSTADLYQHFKEVIHSAATDVLGIDPLGDRSEFLWDEELRKLRCKRKEYNIGINYIYHPKSEVKIEVWKGICKAIEKIPKQFQRNKVICNILKEFQNQSVTTLTADKEFLEIYFKNYFKECRPEFIGDLERCIGQSGFSIFPADIIQALNEFEDFDVPSPGGISMRLLKHGSNNLKKLLKDLIQAIFDGHTIPEEINEMFFIYHSGDEKLLNLINCSKCVSHTVMQVMSAIIKNFIEKSNAFKEKCKLIHEESCLDATFVLRMLLQKCADKQNKPLHLVFINLEEAFLDVPRIKMFNELQKLGIEDSLVKIVKHLYKDNTVRMIFSNEISKLSYPVSKGLKKNCALSPTLFNVYIRRAVKDWLKENDKKGFPVDTTKMFSFLSEQTNLVVLSDSLKHLGSAIESLLKHLGKLNLQISFKNIKYLGITEDDERELMIGKRGIVSEDCFEFLGSVLEVGGRNDIDINNRIISTKNAIGVLHSVARDKRIDKDCKKRIYHAIINNSLTFSCETWTMTEKFMSRLLRVEMSYWRWCCENYPQHFKNDIVLEIMEVDEVVDEAVKLKRSAWFAKVKMTNDNRWSKCVLEWNIDGKSKPGRRKRWIEGIEDFINELSLRQGFVIKNKHLENIVALNRESHEDS from the coding sequence ATGGTGGAGAGAGAAATTTACCACAGGTCTTTCACTTTCGGGACTTGGAACGTACGAggtttaacagaaaaaaagcaAGAGACTTTTGCTGAAATTGAAAGAGAAAACAAAGATGTGGTTGTACTCACAGAAACTAAACTCAGAGGATCTGGAAAAGAGGAATATCCAAACTATATCCATGTTTACAGTGGTGTTAGAGTTGGTGCTGCCAGAGCCGGCGTCTCTGTTCTCGTCAAGAAAGAATTTTCCTCTGGTATGAGATGGAAAGTAGTTAACGAACGAATAATCAGAGTTAGGCTTAAAGTAGGGGTGCATAAAATCGTGGTTCTCGGTGTTTATTGGGTTGATGATTGTGCTAAGACTGAAGTTAAAGACAGATTTCAAACTGCATTGTGCAaggttttgaaaaacataaaaattacagaCGAGATTGTCATTCTAGGGGACTTCAATGCCTGGGTTGGTACATCCATCAGCAGCAGAGCAATTGGAAGATTCGGAGAGGAAAAAATGAACAACAATGGCAGGAGACTTATTGATGTTTGTGAAATCTTtcatttgaagattttaaacaCCTTTTTTGATCACGAAGACATGCATAAATACACTTGGTACGATAAAAGGAGCAATTCAAAGTCAATAATTGATTATTGCATAGTCAGACAAGACACTATTTTGAAATTCGTGGATGTTATTGCTTGTAGATGGCTGGAATGTGGCACAGATCACATTTACTTAGAGGCGGTGGCAATATTTTCTTCGATTCCGCCTCCAAAGTCATCTTTGCGTATGTATAATTCCTATTTGTTATTTAGTGAGACAATTGAAGCCAAATATAAAGAACACCTTGATagacacataattttaaataagtataagtcAACAGCGGATTTGTATCAGCACTTTAAGGAAGTGATACATTCTGCCGCTACTGATGTCTTGGGAATTGATCCACTGGGTGATAGGTCCGAGTTTTTGTGGGATGAAGAACTTAGAAAATTAAGGTGCAAAAGAAAGGAATATAATATaggcataaattatatttaccacCCTAAATCAGAAGTAAAAATAGAAGTTTGGAAAGGAATTTGCAAAGCTattgaaaaaattccaaaacagTTTCAAAGGAACAAAGTGATCTGCAATATCCTAAAAGAGTTTCAGAACCAGTCTGTTACAACTCTAACAGCAGATAaagaatttcttgaaatttactttaaaaattattttaaagagtgcCGCCCAGAATTCATTGGTGATTTAGAAAGATGCATTGGACAATCTGGTTTTTCCATATTTCCTGCAGATATCATACAAGCTTTAAATGAATTCGAAGATTTTGACGTGCCATCACCTGGTGGTATCAGTATGCGTCTGCTAAAGCATGGCAGCAATAActtaaaaaagcttttgaagGATTTAATTCAAGCAATCTTTGATGGCCATACAATACCAgaggaaataaatgaaatgtttttcatttatcattCCGGCGACGAGAAACTGTTGAATCttataaattgttcaaaatgtgTTTCTCACACTGTTATGCAGGTCATGAgtgcaattataaaaaacttcatcgaaaaaagtaatgcatttaaagaaaaatgcaaactAATTCATGAAGAATCATGCTTGGATGCAACTTTTGTTCTAAGAATGTTGCTTCAGAAGTGTGCTGACAAGCAAAATAAGCCCTTGCATTTAGTTTTCATCAATTTAGAGGAAGCTTTTCTTGATGTACCacgcataaaaatgtttaatgaactTCAAAAGCTAGGGATTGAGGACTCTTTAGTGAAGATAGTTAAGCATTTATACAAAGACAATACTGTTCGCATGATCTTTTCAAACGAAATTTCTAAACTTAGTTACCCAGTATCTAAAGGGCTTAAGAAAAACTGTGCCTTATCCCCaacattatttaatgtttacattCGAAGGGCAGTAAAAGATTGgttaaaagaaaacgataaaaaggGTTTCCCCGTAGAcaccacaaaaatgttttcgtTTCTTTCGGAACAAACGAATTTAGTTGTTCTTTCCGATAGTCTGAAGCACTTAGGTTCCGCGATAGAGAGCCTACTGAAACATTTAggaaaactaaatttgcaaatcagtttcaaaaatatcaaatatttagggATAACTGAAGATGATGAACGTGAACTGATGATCGGCAAGAGAGGCATAGTCAGTGAAGACTGTTTTGAATTCCTTGGATCGGTATTAGAAGTTGGTGGCAGAAACGATATCGATATTAACAATCGAATTATAAGTACGAAGAATGCAATTGGCGTATTGCACTCCGTTGCTCGTGACAAACGAATTGACAAGGATTGCAAGAAAAGGATATACCATGCTATCATTAATAACAGCTTGACCTTTAGTTGTGAGACGTGGACAATGACTGAGAAGTTTATGTCACGTCTTCTTCGAGTTGAAATGTCTTATTGGAGGTGGTGTTGCGAAAATTATCCCCagcatttcaaaaatgatatcgTACTTGAAATAATGGAGGTTGATGAAGTTGTTGATGAGGCAGTGAAGCTGAAGAGGTCAGCTTGGTTTGCAAAAGTCAAAATGACCAATGATAATAGATGGTCAAAATGTGTTCTGGAATGGAACATTGATGGTAAATCCAAACCTGGAAGACGGAAGCGTTGGATTGAAGGAATTGAGGATTTCATAAATGAATTGAGCTTGCGACAAGggtttgttattaaaaataagcatttagaaaatatagttGCTCTAAATCGTGAATCACATGAagattcttaa